Proteins encoded within one genomic window of Micromonospora halotolerans:
- a CDS encoding 4-(cytidine 5'-diphospho)-2-C-methyl-D-erythritol kinase — translation MTEAWRPDDEDGQRRGASGPVKVRVPAKVNLHLGVGPLRRDGYHELNTVYHAISIYDELTARRGDTLTLTMEGEGAGELALDDSNLVIRAAHALAGYAGVLPHARLHLRKQIPLAGGLAGGSADAAAALVACDALWGTGLSRDELAGIAADLGSDVPFLIHGGTALGTGRGEAVSPVLARPTSWHWVVALADGGLSTPAAYRELDRLRDAGTAGQPLGSTDGLLGALRQRDPRVLAATLGNDLQAAALAMRPSLAETLKAGEAAGALAGLVSGSGPTCVFLATDEAHAARIAADLSAAGVCREARVAHGPVPGARIV, via the coding sequence GTGACCGAGGCCTGGCGACCGGACGACGAGGACGGGCAGCGGCGCGGGGCGAGCGGCCCGGTGAAGGTGCGGGTGCCGGCCAAGGTCAACCTGCACCTCGGGGTGGGCCCGCTGCGCCGGGACGGCTACCACGAGCTGAACACCGTCTACCACGCGATCTCCATCTACGACGAGCTGACCGCCCGCCGGGGCGACACGCTGACCCTCACCATGGAGGGTGAGGGCGCCGGCGAGCTGGCCCTGGACGACTCCAACCTGGTCATCCGGGCCGCCCACGCCCTCGCCGGCTACGCGGGCGTCCTGCCGCACGCCCGGCTGCACCTGCGCAAGCAGATCCCGCTCGCCGGCGGGCTGGCCGGGGGCAGCGCCGACGCGGCCGCCGCGCTGGTCGCCTGCGACGCGCTCTGGGGCACCGGGCTGTCCCGCGACGAACTGGCCGGGATCGCCGCCGACCTCGGCTCCGACGTGCCGTTCCTCATCCACGGCGGCACCGCGCTGGGCACCGGGCGCGGCGAGGCGGTCAGCCCGGTGCTGGCCCGCCCCACCTCCTGGCACTGGGTGGTGGCCCTCGCCGACGGCGGCCTCTCCACCCCGGCCGCCTACCGGGAGCTGGACCGGCTCCGCGACGCCGGCACCGCGGGGCAGCCGCTGGGCAGCACCGACGGGCTGCTGGGCGCGCTGCGCCAGCGCGACCCGCGGGTGCTCGCCGCCACGCTCGGCAACGACCTCCAGGCCGCCGCGCTCGCCATGCGCCCGTCGCTGGCCGAGACGCTCAAGGCGGGGGAGGCGGCCGGGGCGCTCGCCGGCCTCGTCTCCGGCTCCGGCCCGACCTGCGTCTTCCTCGCCACCGACGAGGCGCACGCCGCCCGGATCGCCGCCGACCTGTCCGCCGCCGGCGTCTGCCGGGAGGCGCGGGTCGCGCACGGCCCGGTCCCCGGCGCCCGCATCGTCTGA
- the rsmA gene encoding 16S rRNA (adenine(1518)-N(6)/adenine(1519)-N(6))-dimethyltransferase RsmA has protein sequence MTGLLGPAEIRELAARLGVTPTKKLGQNFVHDPNTVRRIVTTAGLTPDDVALEVGPGLGSLTLALLPVAAHVHAVELDPALAAALPETAERFAGPDAARLTVHPADALRVTAAELADPAPTALVANLPYNVAVPVVLHLLAELPTLRHGLVMVQKEVADRLVAGPGSKVYGIPSVKLAWYARSRAAGKVPPNVFWPVPNVDSGLVAFTRREPPRADVPREAVFAVVDAAFAQRRKTLRAALAGWAGGADRAAAALTAAGVDPGARGESLTVEQFAAIAASAPAASAAAQ, from the coding sequence GTGACCGGACTCCTCGGCCCGGCGGAGATCCGGGAACTCGCCGCGCGGCTCGGCGTCACGCCGACCAAGAAGCTCGGCCAGAACTTCGTGCACGACCCCAACACGGTCCGCCGGATCGTCACCACGGCCGGGCTCACCCCGGACGACGTGGCGCTGGAGGTCGGCCCCGGCCTCGGCTCGCTCACCCTGGCCCTGCTGCCGGTGGCCGCGCACGTGCACGCCGTCGAACTCGACCCGGCGCTGGCCGCCGCGCTGCCGGAGACCGCCGAGCGGTTCGCCGGCCCGGACGCCGCCCGGCTCACCGTGCACCCCGCCGACGCGCTGCGGGTCACCGCCGCCGAGCTGGCCGACCCGGCGCCGACCGCGCTGGTGGCGAACCTGCCGTACAACGTGGCCGTGCCGGTGGTGCTGCACCTGCTCGCCGAGCTGCCCACCCTGCGCCACGGCCTCGTGATGGTCCAGAAGGAGGTCGCCGACCGGCTCGTCGCCGGTCCCGGCTCCAAGGTGTACGGCATCCCGTCGGTCAAGCTCGCCTGGTACGCCCGCTCCCGGGCCGCCGGCAAGGTCCCGCCGAACGTCTTCTGGCCGGTGCCGAACGTCGACTCCGGACTGGTCGCCTTCACCCGACGCGAGCCGCCCCGCGCCGACGTACCCCGGGAGGCCGTCTTCGCGGTGGTCGACGCGGCGTTCGCGCAGCGCCGCAAGACCCTCCGCGCCGCCCTCGCGGGCTGGGCCGGCGGCGCGGACCGGGCCGCCGCGGCGCTCACGGCCGCCGGCGTCGACCCCGGCGCGCGGGGCGAGTCACTGACCGTCGAGCAGTTCGCCGCCATCGCCGCGTCGGCCCCGGCCGCTTCCGCGGCCGCCCAGTAG
- a CDS encoding TatD family hydrolase has product MLAAMSEQTETRKQRAARRAGEFPPAPEPLAVPVLDSHTHLDITVSEAGVPGGPADDPVGAAVAVAAGVGVDRLVQVGVDVESSRWGADVAERYAAVLATAALHPNEAPRLADLDEALREIEALAGRSRVRGIGETGMDFFRTGDEGRAAQEESFRAHIAIAKRHGKALVIHDRDAHADVLRILDDEGAPDTVVLHCFSGDADFARECVRRGYLLSFAGTVTFGSATALREAAAVTPPGQLLVETDAPYLTPMPHRGRPNASYLIPLTVRFLAETTGADLDELCAAISATGERAFGPW; this is encoded by the coding sequence ATGCTGGCCGCGATGAGCGAGCAGACCGAAACCCGCAAGCAGCGCGCCGCCCGCCGGGCCGGTGAGTTCCCGCCCGCCCCGGAGCCGCTGGCGGTGCCCGTGCTGGACAGCCACACCCACCTGGACATCACCGTCAGCGAGGCCGGCGTTCCCGGCGGGCCGGCCGACGATCCGGTGGGGGCGGCCGTCGCGGTGGCCGCCGGCGTCGGCGTGGACCGGCTCGTGCAGGTCGGCGTGGACGTCGAGTCGTCCCGGTGGGGCGCCGACGTCGCCGAGCGCTACGCCGCCGTGCTGGCCACCGCGGCGCTGCACCCGAACGAGGCGCCCCGCCTCGCCGACCTGGACGAGGCGCTGCGCGAGATCGAGGCCCTCGCCGGCCGGAGCCGGGTCCGCGGCATCGGCGAGACCGGGATGGACTTCTTCCGCACCGGCGACGAGGGGCGGGCCGCGCAGGAGGAGAGCTTCCGGGCGCACATCGCCATCGCCAAGCGGCACGGCAAGGCGCTGGTCATCCACGACCGGGACGCGCACGCCGACGTGCTGCGGATCCTCGACGACGAGGGCGCCCCGGACACCGTGGTGCTGCACTGCTTCTCCGGCGACGCCGACTTCGCCCGCGAGTGCGTCCGCCGGGGCTACCTGCTCAGCTTCGCCGGCACGGTCACCTTCGGCAGCGCCACAGCCCTGCGCGAGGCGGCCGCCGTCACCCCGCCCGGGCAGCTGCTCGTGGAGACCGACGCGCCGTACCTCACCCCGATGCCGCACCGGGGGCGGCCGAACGCCTCGTACCTCATCCCGCTGACCGTCCGGTTTTTGGCCGAGACCACCGGGGCGGACCTCGACGAACTCTGCGCGGCGATCTCCGCGACCGGCGAGCGCGCCTTCGGGCCGTGGTGA
- a CDS encoding alpha/beta fold hydrolase encodes MPFVTVGTENSAPIDLYYEDHGSGQPIVLIHGFPFNGATWEKMANPLLAAGYRVITYDRRGFGNSAQPAFGYDYNTFAADLDVLMTELDLRNAILVGHSMGTGEVTRYLGAYGSDRVERAVLMAPLAPFLLKTADNPEGVDKSLFDGFQAAIIQDRFAYLTQFCDAFFNYSENKGKWVSEEAYRAHWQIGAQASAKATYDSVDAWLTDFRGDLPNITIPVLIIQGDKDNVLPFPATGQRLQHMLSDCRLVMLKGAPHGTPWTHPTEVNQAIMEFIGAPKMARA; translated from the coding sequence ATGCCTTTCGTCACCGTCGGTACGGAGAATTCCGCACCCATCGACCTCTACTACGAGGATCACGGTTCCGGCCAGCCGATCGTCCTGATCCACGGCTTCCCCTTCAACGGGGCGACCTGGGAGAAGATGGCCAACCCACTGCTGGCGGCCGGCTACCGGGTGATCACCTACGACCGGCGCGGGTTCGGCAACTCCGCCCAACCGGCGTTCGGCTACGACTACAACACCTTCGCCGCCGACCTCGACGTGCTGATGACCGAGCTGGATCTGCGCAACGCGATCCTGGTCGGGCACTCGATGGGCACCGGCGAGGTGACCCGCTACCTGGGCGCGTACGGGTCGGACCGGGTGGAGCGCGCGGTGCTGATGGCCCCGTTGGCGCCGTTCCTGCTGAAGACGGCCGACAATCCGGAAGGCGTCGACAAGAGCCTGTTCGACGGGTTCCAGGCGGCGATCATCCAGGACCGGTTCGCCTACCTCACCCAGTTCTGCGACGCGTTCTTCAACTACAGCGAGAACAAGGGCAAGTGGGTGAGCGAGGAGGCGTACCGGGCGCACTGGCAGATCGGCGCGCAGGCGTCGGCGAAGGCCACCTACGACTCCGTGGACGCCTGGCTGACCGACTTCCGGGGCGACCTGCCGAACATCACCATCCCGGTGCTGATCATCCAGGGCGACAAGGACAACGTGCTGCCGTTCCCGGCCACCGGCCAGCGGTTGCAGCACATGCTGTCGGACTGCCGGCTGGTCATGCTCAAGGGGGCGCCGCACGGCACCCCGTGGACGCACCCGACCGAGGTCAACCAGGCGATCATGGAGTTCATCGGCGCGCCGAAGATGGCCCGCGCCTGA
- the metG gene encoding methionine--tRNA ligase → MSHVLAAVAWPYANGPRHIGHVSGFGVPSDVFARYMRMAGHDVLMVSGTDEHGTPIQVQADAEGVTPRELADRYNRVIAEDLRALGLSYDLFTRTTTRNHYAVVQELFEGLHRNGYIVPKVTTGAISPSTGRTLPDRYIEGTCPICGYDSARGDQCDNCGNQLDPIDLINPKSKINGETPEFVETEHFFLDLPALADALRQWLDSREGWRPNVLRFSRNLLDDLQPRAITRDLEWGVPIPLDGWRDRPDKRIYVWFDAVIGYLSASIEWARRTGDPEAWRKWWSADGEGKDARGYYFMGKDNIVFHSVIWPALLGGYSGEGSRDGEPGRLGRLNLPTEVVSSEYLTMEGRKFSSSRKVVIYVRDFLARYDADALRYFIAVAGPESNDTDFTWAEFLRRNNDELVAGWGNLVNRSVSMAAKNFGAIPPVDAAGLTKADRALLDTAKAGFATVGDLIARHRQKQAIGEAMKVVAEANKYLSEQAPWKLKGEDDKPRMGTILHVALQVVSDANTLLTPFLPHSAQKIHELLGGTGVHAPMPVIEEVEDLDGGPAYPVLTGDYTVGARWESVPLEVGRPLAAPKPVFRKLDPSIVDEELARLAG, encoded by the coding sequence ATGAGTCACGTTCTCGCCGCGGTCGCCTGGCCCTACGCCAACGGCCCGCGCCACATCGGCCACGTATCCGGATTCGGCGTTCCCTCCGACGTCTTCGCCCGGTACATGCGGATGGCCGGTCACGACGTGCTCATGGTCTCCGGCACCGACGAGCACGGCACCCCGATCCAGGTGCAGGCCGACGCCGAGGGGGTCACCCCGCGCGAGCTGGCCGACCGCTACAACCGGGTGATCGCCGAGGACCTGCGGGCGCTGGGCCTGTCGTACGACCTGTTCACCCGGACCACGACCCGCAACCACTACGCCGTGGTGCAGGAGCTGTTCGAGGGGCTGCACCGCAACGGCTACATCGTCCCCAAGGTCACCACCGGGGCGATCTCCCCGTCCACCGGCCGGACCCTGCCCGACCGCTACATCGAGGGCACCTGCCCGATCTGCGGCTACGACAGCGCCCGCGGCGACCAGTGCGACAACTGCGGCAACCAGCTCGACCCGATCGACCTGATCAACCCGAAGTCGAAGATCAACGGCGAGACGCCGGAGTTCGTGGAGACCGAGCACTTCTTCCTGGACCTGCCGGCCCTGGCCGACGCGCTGCGGCAGTGGCTGGACAGCCGGGAGGGCTGGCGCCCCAACGTGCTCCGGTTCTCCCGCAACCTGCTCGACGACCTCCAGCCCCGGGCCATCACCCGGGACCTGGAGTGGGGGGTGCCGATCCCGCTCGACGGCTGGCGCGACCGGCCCGACAAGCGGATCTACGTCTGGTTCGACGCGGTCATCGGCTACCTGTCCGCCTCCATCGAGTGGGCCCGCCGCACCGGCGACCCGGAGGCCTGGCGGAAGTGGTGGTCCGCCGACGGCGAGGGCAAGGACGCCCGCGGCTACTACTTCATGGGCAAGGACAACATCGTCTTCCACTCGGTGATCTGGCCCGCGCTGCTCGGCGGCTACTCCGGCGAGGGCTCCCGCGACGGCGAGCCCGGCCGGCTGGGCCGGCTCAACCTGCCCACCGAGGTGGTCTCCAGCGAATACCTGACCATGGAAGGGCGCAAGTTCTCCTCCTCCCGCAAGGTCGTCATCTACGTCCGGGACTTCCTGGCGCGCTACGACGCCGACGCGCTGCGCTACTTCATCGCGGTGGCCGGCCCGGAGAGCAACGACACCGACTTCACCTGGGCCGAGTTCCTCCGCCGCAACAACGACGAGCTGGTCGCCGGCTGGGGCAACCTGGTCAACCGGTCCGTCTCGATGGCGGCGAAGAACTTCGGCGCGATCCCGCCGGTCGACGCCGCCGGCCTCACCAAGGCGGACCGGGCCCTGCTGGACACCGCGAAGGCCGGCTTCGCCACCGTCGGTGACCTGATCGCCCGGCACCGGCAGAAGCAGGCCATCGGCGAGGCCATGAAGGTGGTCGCCGAGGCCAACAAGTACCTGTCCGAGCAGGCGCCCTGGAAGCTCAAGGGCGAGGACGACAAGCCCCGGATGGGCACCATCCTGCACGTCGCCCTCCAGGTGGTCAGCGACGCCAACACGCTGCTCACCCCGTTCCTGCCGCACTCCGCGCAGAAGATCCACGAGCTGCTCGGCGGCACCGGGGTGCACGCCCCGATGCCGGTGATCGAGGAGGTCGAGGACCTCGACGGCGGGCCGGCGTACCCGGTGCTGACCGGCGACTACACGGTCGGTGCGCGGTGGGAGTCCGTACCCCTGGAGGTGGGCCGGCCGCTCGCGGCGCCGAAGCCGGTGTTCCGCAAGCTCGACCCGTCGATCGTCGACGAGGAGCTGGCCCGGCTGGCCGGCTGA
- the rsmI gene encoding 16S rRNA (cytidine(1402)-2'-O)-methyltransferase has translation MSEVGRLVLLGAPLGNPADASARFREVLAAADVVAAEDTRRLTRLARDLAVSVPGRIVSYFEGNEERRTPELVDVLAAGYTVALVTDGGMPSVSDPGYRLVRAALDAGVPVTAAPGPSAVTTALALSGLPCDRFCFEGFLPRTPGARRSRLRALAAEERTLVLFEAPHRIAGALADLAEAFGPDRPAALCRELTKTYEEVVRRPLGELAEWAAAGEPRGEITLVVAGAPPAAAVRPDDDTLRAAVAAREAAGLSRRDAVTEVATEYGLRRREVYTVVHS, from the coding sequence ATGTCCGAGGTTGGCCGCCTGGTGCTGCTCGGTGCGCCGCTGGGCAACCCGGCCGACGCGTCCGCCCGGTTCCGCGAGGTGCTCGCCGCCGCCGACGTGGTCGCCGCCGAGGACACCCGCCGGCTCACCCGGCTGGCCCGCGACCTGGCGGTCAGCGTGCCGGGCCGGATCGTCTCCTACTTCGAGGGCAACGAGGAGCGGCGCACCCCGGAACTGGTCGACGTCCTCGCCGCCGGCTACACCGTCGCGCTGGTCACCGACGGCGGGATGCCGAGCGTGTCCGACCCCGGCTACCGGCTGGTCCGGGCCGCCCTGGACGCCGGCGTCCCGGTGACCGCGGCCCCCGGGCCGAGCGCCGTGACCACCGCCCTGGCACTGTCCGGGCTGCCGTGCGACCGGTTCTGCTTCGAGGGTTTCCTGCCCCGCACGCCCGGCGCCCGCCGGTCCCGGCTGCGCGCGCTGGCCGCCGAGGAACGCACCCTGGTGCTCTTCGAGGCGCCGCACCGGATCGCCGGGGCGCTGGCCGACCTGGCCGAGGCGTTCGGCCCGGACCGGCCCGCCGCGCTCTGCCGCGAGCTGACAAAGACGTACGAGGAGGTGGTCCGCCGGCCGCTCGGCGAGCTGGCCGAGTGGGCCGCGGCGGGCGAGCCGCGCGGCGAGATCACCCTGGTCGTGGCCGGGGCGCCGCCGGCCGCGGCCGTCCGGCCGGACGACGACACGCTGCGCGCCGCGGTGGCCGCCCGGGAGGCGGCCGGGCTGTCCCGGCGGGACGCCGTCACGGAGGTGGCCACCGAGTACGGGCTGCGCCGCCGCGAGGTCTACACGGTCGTGCACAGCTGA
- a CDS encoding dolichyl-phosphate-mannose--protein mannosyltransferase, with product MTSASTAQSANASGSAAGPTNADQATNPAASGGGGRIPAVVRRRLDTVDARLDRGRAWLATGVVVAIAAILRFVGLSGPNGKIFDEIYYARDAYGLIDRGVEWNYKDNGPSYVVHPPLGKWLIGLGEWAFGYQDAETKISVPGHLMTTAPEFGWRFAAAVAGTLSVLLLVRIGRRMFRSTTLGCAAGLLLALDGFHFVLSRTALLDIFLLLFVLAAFGALVLDRDARRRRWARALEAGLDPTLPGRAGRPPSTWRDWPWWRLAAGVLLGCACAVKWSGLYFVPAFALLVLLWEVGVRRSAGARRPWRDALLDELPWLLAAGALMVVTYVLTWSGWLLGDEGYYRLAERYPNTPGLSDTPVIGPLINLWEYHKAAYGFHTQLDDPHKYQSWPWQWLLLGRPVAFYWSGDGNCGAPSCASEILLLGTPLLWWSFLPALVATVWLGLARRDWRAGAIVLSVAAGLLPWFWFALDGRTMFSFYAAPAVPFLVLAVVYVLGAIVSPAPVAGTAPPPSTEATADRRLVGGIIAGAYVLLVALCFGYFYPIFVGRLMAYADWSARMWLDGRWI from the coding sequence GTGACGAGTGCGTCGACAGCACAGAGCGCGAACGCGAGCGGGTCCGCCGCCGGGCCGACCAACGCCGACCAGGCCACGAACCCCGCGGCGAGCGGCGGCGGCGGCCGGATCCCGGCCGTCGTCCGGCGACGGCTCGACACCGTCGACGCCCGCCTCGACCGGGGGCGCGCCTGGCTGGCCACCGGGGTCGTGGTGGCGATCGCGGCCATCCTGCGCTTCGTCGGGCTGAGCGGCCCCAACGGGAAGATCTTCGACGAGATCTACTACGCCCGCGACGCGTACGGGCTGATCGACCGCGGCGTCGAGTGGAACTACAAGGACAACGGCCCGTCGTACGTGGTGCACCCGCCGCTGGGCAAGTGGCTCATCGGCCTCGGCGAGTGGGCCTTCGGCTACCAGGACGCCGAGACCAAGATCTCCGTGCCCGGGCACCTGATGACCACCGCCCCCGAGTTCGGCTGGCGGTTCGCGGCGGCCGTCGCCGGCACCCTGTCGGTGCTGCTGCTGGTGCGGATCGGCCGGCGGATGTTCCGGTCCACCACGCTGGGCTGCGCGGCCGGGCTGCTGCTCGCCCTGGACGGCTTCCACTTCGTGCTCTCCCGCACCGCGCTGCTCGACATCTTCCTGCTGCTGTTCGTGCTGGCCGCGTTCGGCGCGCTGGTGCTCGACCGGGACGCCCGGCGGCGGCGCTGGGCCCGGGCGCTGGAGGCGGGGCTCGACCCGACGCTGCCGGGGCGGGCGGGCCGGCCGCCGTCGACCTGGCGGGACTGGCCGTGGTGGCGGCTGGCCGCCGGCGTGCTGCTCGGCTGCGCCTGCGCGGTGAAGTGGAGCGGCCTCTACTTCGTCCCGGCCTTCGCGCTGCTCGTGCTGCTCTGGGAGGTCGGCGTGCGCCGCTCGGCCGGAGCCCGCCGCCCGTGGCGGGACGCCCTGCTGGACGAGCTGCCGTGGCTGCTGGCGGCGGGCGCGCTGATGGTCGTGACCTACGTGCTCACCTGGTCGGGCTGGCTGCTCGGCGACGAGGGCTACTACCGCCTGGCCGAGCGCTACCCGAACACCCCGGGGCTGAGCGACACCCCGGTGATCGGGCCGCTGATCAACCTGTGGGAATACCACAAGGCCGCGTACGGCTTCCACACCCAGCTCGACGACCCGCACAAGTACCAGTCCTGGCCGTGGCAGTGGCTGCTGCTCGGCCGGCCGGTCGCCTTCTACTGGTCCGGTGACGGCAACTGCGGCGCGCCGAGCTGCGCCTCGGAGATCCTGCTGCTGGGCACCCCGCTGCTGTGGTGGTCGTTCCTGCCGGCGCTGGTGGCGACGGTCTGGCTCGGGCTGGCCCGGCGCGACTGGCGGGCCGGCGCCATCGTGCTCAGCGTGGCCGCCGGCCTGCTGCCCTGGTTCTGGTTCGCCCTCGACGGGCGCACGATGTTCTCGTTCTACGCCGCGCCGGCGGTGCCGTTCCTCGTGCTGGCGGTGGTCTACGTGCTCGGCGCGATCGTCTCGCCCGCCCCGGTCGCCGGCACGGCGCCGCCACCGAGCACCGAGGCCACGGCCGACCGCCGCCTGGTCGGCGGGATCATCGCGGGCGCGTACGTGCTGCTGGTCGCCCTCTGCTTCGGCTACTTCTACCCGATCTTCGTGGGCCGGCTGATGGCCTACGCGGACTGGTCCGCCCGGATGTGGTTGGACGGTCGCTGGATCTGA
- a CDS encoding VWA domain-containing protein has translation MINKRRPAAVLIGLLAATALLGAPPAAADDETAEPPAEPPKVELVLDVSGSMRARDIDGRSRISVAQQAFNEVVDALPDETQLGIRVLGATYRGEDKKQGCRDTQQIVPVGPVDRTQAKAAVATLRPTGFTPVGLALRSAAQDLGTGSTARRIVLITDGEDTCAPPDPCQVARELAAQGTRLVVDTLGLAPDEKVRRQLLCIAAATGGTYTAAQSAEELTGRIKQLVDRARDTYTATPTVVGGSAGCDGAPLLAPGVYTDREAFAEHRWYRVPVRPGQELRASVSVALDRPVNPDYGVLLRATAADGRELVRGVDAGSGRTDVVSAGLRWSAAEEESPEPTPSGVQAARTVCLVVSNSFAPRSGTQVTPGMPVELTVDVVAASPAPDGPDLGRGWALLLLLTLAGLVTGLVAGLLTRWWVATWREN, from the coding sequence ATGATCAACAAGAGACGACCGGCGGCCGTCCTGATCGGACTGCTGGCGGCGACCGCGCTGCTCGGCGCGCCGCCCGCCGCGGCCGACGACGAGACCGCCGAACCCCCCGCCGAGCCGCCCAAGGTCGAACTGGTCCTGGACGTCAGCGGCTCGATGCGGGCCCGGGACATCGACGGGCGCAGCCGGATCTCCGTGGCCCAACAGGCGTTCAACGAGGTGGTCGACGCGCTGCCGGACGAGACCCAGCTCGGCATCCGCGTGCTCGGCGCCACCTACCGGGGCGAGGACAAGAAGCAGGGCTGCCGGGACACCCAGCAGATCGTGCCGGTCGGCCCCGTGGACCGTACACAGGCCAAGGCGGCCGTCGCCACGCTGCGCCCCACCGGCTTCACCCCGGTGGGGCTCGCGCTCCGCTCCGCCGCGCAGGACCTGGGCACCGGCAGCACGGCGCGCCGGATCGTGCTGATCACCGACGGCGAGGACACCTGCGCGCCGCCCGACCCCTGCCAGGTGGCCCGCGAGCTGGCCGCCCAGGGCACCCGGCTGGTCGTCGACACGCTCGGCCTGGCCCCCGACGAGAAGGTCCGCCGGCAGCTGCTCTGCATCGCCGCGGCCACCGGCGGCACGTACACGGCGGCGCAGAGCGCCGAGGAGCTGACCGGGCGGATCAAGCAACTGGTGGACCGCGCCCGGGACACGTACACCGCCACCCCGACGGTCGTCGGCGGGTCGGCCGGGTGCGACGGTGCCCCGCTGCTCGCCCCGGGCGTCTACACCGACCGGGAGGCGTTCGCCGAGCACCGCTGGTACCGGGTGCCGGTGCGCCCGGGGCAGGAACTGCGCGCCTCTGTGAGCGTCGCGCTGGACCGGCCGGTGAACCCGGACTACGGCGTGCTGCTGCGGGCCACCGCCGCGGACGGGCGGGAACTGGTCCGGGGGGTCGACGCCGGCAGCGGGCGTACCGACGTGGTCTCGGCCGGGCTGCGCTGGTCGGCCGCCGAGGAGGAGAGCCCCGAACCCACCCCGAGCGGCGTGCAGGCGGCGCGGACCGTCTGCCTGGTGGTCAGCAACTCGTTCGCGCCGCGCTCCGGCACCCAGGTCACCCCGGGCATGCCGGTGGAGCTGACCGTGGACGTGGTCGCCGCGTCCCCCGCCCCGGACGGGCCGGACCTCGGCCGCGGCTGGGCGCTGCTGCTCCTGCTCACCCTGGCCGGGCTGGTCACCGGGCTGGTCGCCGGGCTGCTCACCCGCTGGTGGGTGGCCACGTGGAGGGAGAACTGA
- a CDS encoding peptidase, protein MRTLIRSAAALAAAGLALTPTAAAAAPTPSPGAATVTKAGTSFLTATTITPGQPVRVGASTGDHLYWSFRAEAGDVHEVSATVSFGGRARTGPSTWTIDVFDGLRRRQACTAGAQTPTVAATATSVTLGCTLRRVRPWAEPWSGDPLPGTYYLRLSVTDLPEPDLGLPVEVDLLVGAATGGGGSGDDGELAAPLVANTRAGTVLTAEPAPEPVAEEEAGLTGWLPEAGSRWVWTSAGGVLAAVAGVVGFALTRRPRRP, encoded by the coding sequence ATGCGTACCCTGATCCGCTCCGCGGCGGCGCTGGCCGCCGCCGGGCTGGCCCTCACCCCCACGGCCGCCGCTGCGGCGCCCACCCCGTCGCCCGGCGCGGCCACCGTCACCAAGGCCGGCACCTCGTTCCTGACCGCCACGACCATCACCCCCGGCCAGCCGGTCCGGGTGGGCGCCTCGACCGGCGACCACCTCTACTGGTCGTTCCGGGCCGAGGCCGGCGACGTCCACGAGGTCAGCGCGACGGTCTCGTTCGGCGGCAGGGCGCGCACCGGCCCGTCCACCTGGACCATCGACGTCTTCGACGGGCTGCGCCGCCGGCAGGCGTGCACGGCCGGCGCGCAGACCCCGACCGTCGCGGCGACCGCGACCAGCGTGACCCTCGGGTGCACGCTGCGCCGGGTCCGGCCGTGGGCGGAGCCGTGGTCCGGCGACCCGCTGCCCGGCACCTACTACCTCCGGCTCTCGGTCACCGACCTGCCCGAGCCCGACCTCGGCCTGCCGGTCGAGGTGGACCTGCTGGTCGGCGCGGCCACCGGGGGCGGCGGGTCCGGCGACGACGGGGAGCTGGCGGCGCCCCTGGTGGCGAACACCAGGGCGGGCACGGTGCTCACCGCGGAGCCGGCACCCGAGCCGGTCGCCGAGGAGGAGGCCGGCCTCACCGGCTGGCTCCCGGAGGCCGGCTCGCGCTGGGTGTGGACCAGCGCGGGCGGGGTGCTCGCCGCCGTGGCGGGCGTGGTGGGCTTCGCGCTCACCCGGCGTCCCCGCCGGCCCTGA
- a CDS encoding general stress protein CsbD produces MSVERAKDDLEDLAGPARARLGDMNRDERSEADEVRRQDEIQGKRPGEHVQQDARDARDDFTA; encoded by the coding sequence ATGAGCGTCGAACGGGCGAAGGACGACCTTGAAGACCTGGCCGGCCCGGCCCGGGCGCGGTTGGGCGACATGAACCGGGACGAACGGTCCGAGGCGGACGAGGTGCGGCGTCAGGACGAGATCCAGGGCAAGCGGCCCGGTGAGCATGTCCAGCAGGACGCCCGGGACGCGCGGGACGACTTCACCGCCTGA